In a single window of the Magnolia sinica isolate HGM2019 chromosome 7, MsV1, whole genome shotgun sequence genome:
- the LOC131252098 gene encoding adenosylhomocysteinase-like — MCVMIADKVAVVCGYGDVGKGYAATLKQAGAYVIVIEIDPICAIQALMEGIPVMTLKDVVSEADIFVTTTGNKDIIMVDHMKKMKNNAIV, encoded by the coding sequence ATGTGCGTCATGATCGCTGACAAGGTTGCTGTAGTTTGTGGGTACGGAGATGTTGGCAAGGGCTATGCTGCTACCCTCAAGCAGGCTGGTGCCTATGTGATTGTGATTGAGATCGACCCCATCTGTGCTATCCAGGCCCTGATGGAAGGCATCCCTGTTATGACTCTTAAGGACGTGGTCTCGGAGGCAGACATCTTTGTGACAACGACGGGTAACAAGgacatcatcatggtggaccatatgaagaagatgaagaacaaTGCCATCGTGTGA